A single genomic interval of Chryseobacterium paludis harbors:
- the mscL gene encoding large conductance mechanosensitive channel protein MscL — translation MGFVKEFKEFAVKGNVIDLAVGVIIGAAFGKIVSSFVEDVITPLLLNPAMKAAGADNIKTLAWNGVTYGNFLAAVINFLCIALVLFMMIKGINKISKPKEEPAPAGPTDDQKLLMEIRDLLKNKNNI, via the coding sequence ATGGGATTTGTAAAAGAATTTAAAGAATTTGCAGTCAAAGGCAATGTCATTGATCTTGCAGTAGGGGTGATTATTGGTGCAGCTTTTGGAAAAATTGTTTCATCATTTGTAGAAGATGTAATTACACCTCTTTTACTTAATCCAGCTATGAAAGCTGCAGGTGCTGACAATATCAAAACATTGGCCTGGAATGGTGTTACTTATGGTAACTTTTTAGCTGCAGTCATTAACTTTTTATGTATTGCCTTGGTTTTATTTATGATGATTAAAGGAATTAACAAAATATCAAAACCAAAGGAAGAACCTGCTCCTGCGGGACCCACTGATGATCAAAAATTATTAATGGAAATCAGAGATTTGCTAAAAAATAAAAATAACATATAA
- a CDS encoding NAD(P)H-hydrate dehydratase, producing the protein MKIFTKEQIRECDQFTILNDHISSIKLMERAAQSCAHWISEHCKSHKKFVIFCGNGNNGGDGFAIARLLHTEGFDVDVFVSNPKSKFSDDAQVNFERLEGVSGISVKKFDEVDQYSFDHETLIIDALFGTGLSRVLDSEFKDLIDYLNTINTVKISIDVPSGLFADGICDDNSSVFKADYTLSFQFWKKSFLHPESGKFTGKVEVLNIDLNKDYITTAETSDFVIDDDLIKGVFKPRLEFSHKGTYGKVTIVAGSYGKMGAAVLSTTAALKTGAGLTFSLAPDCGYNILQTSCPEAMFIKGGDQYIDNFEIDENSFCGIGPGIGTGEETQKSFLQFLKEHSKPLVLDADALNIISENKKNLKLIPQNTIITPHPKEFERLFGATENSFERLELARKKANEFHIYIVLKDHHAQIITPEGNVYYNITGNAGLAKGGSGDVLTGVLTSLLAQGYSEEEAAIFGVWLHGKAADYAAEKYSKESMLPTDLINEFGNVFERINKKIARKL; encoded by the coding sequence ATGAAAATATTTACGAAGGAGCAAATAAGGGAGTGTGACCAATTTACAATACTGAATGATCACATTTCATCTATAAAATTAATGGAGCGTGCCGCCCAATCATGTGCACACTGGATATCAGAACACTGTAAAAGTCATAAAAAGTTTGTGATCTTCTGTGGAAACGGAAATAATGGTGGAGATGGGTTTGCTATAGCAAGATTACTGCATACTGAAGGCTTTGATGTAGATGTGTTTGTGAGCAATCCAAAATCAAAATTTTCTGATGATGCCCAGGTTAATTTTGAAAGATTAGAAGGGGTGTCAGGAATTTCAGTTAAGAAATTTGACGAAGTTGATCAATACAGTTTCGATCATGAAACTCTTATCATTGATGCTCTTTTTGGAACCGGTTTATCTAGAGTTCTCGACAGTGAATTTAAAGATCTTATTGATTATTTAAATACAATTAATACCGTTAAAATCTCTATTGATGTCCCTTCCGGATTATTTGCTGATGGAATTTGTGATGATAACTCTTCTGTTTTTAAGGCGGATTACACATTGAGCTTTCAATTCTGGAAGAAGAGTTTTCTACATCCCGAAAGTGGAAAGTTTACAGGAAAAGTTGAAGTTTTAAATATTGACTTAAATAAAGATTATATCACGACTGCAGAAACTTCTGATTTTGTCATTGATGATGACCTAATCAAAGGGGTCTTTAAACCTAGGCTTGAGTTCTCTCATAAAGGGACCTACGGAAAAGTAACTATTGTTGCCGGAAGTTATGGAAAAATGGGAGCCGCAGTACTTTCAACAACAGCTGCTTTGAAAACAGGTGCTGGACTTACTTTTAGTCTTGCTCCGGACTGTGGATACAATATTTTGCAGACTTCATGCCCCGAAGCAATGTTTATAAAAGGAGGGGATCAATATATTGATAATTTTGAGATTGATGAAAATTCATTTTGTGGTATAGGTCCTGGTATAGGTACAGGTGAAGAAACTCAAAAAAGTTTTTTACAATTTCTAAAAGAACATTCTAAGCCGTTGGTTTTAGACGCAGATGCCTTGAATATTATTTCAGAAAATAAAAAGAACTTAAAGCTTATTCCGCAAAATACAATTATCACACCTCATCCGAAAGAATTTGAAAGACTATTTGGAGCTACTGAAAATTCTTTTGAAAGGTTGGAATTGGCTCGCAAGAAAGCGAATGAATTTCACATTTATATTGTTTTGAAAGATCATCACGCCCAAATAATTACTCCGGAAGGAAATGTATATTACAATATTACCGGAAATGCAGGTTTAGCTAAGGGCGGAAGTGGTGATGTTCTGACAGGAGTGCTAACGTCCTTATTGGCACAAGGATATTCTGAGGAAGAAGCTGCTATTTTTGGGGTATGGTTACATGGAAAGGCTGCCGATTATGCGGCTGAAAAATATTCTAAAGAATCAATGCTTCCAACTGACCTTATCAATGAATTTGGTAATGTGTTTGAGAGGATTAATAAGAAAATTGCTCGTAAATTATAG